The Glandiceps talaboti chromosome 9, keGlaTala1.1, whole genome shotgun sequence genome window below encodes:
- the LOC144440030 gene encoding E3 ubiquitin-protein ligase TRIM45-like yields the protein MATNVEYLKRQMREGLLTCGMCSELYKSPKILPCLHSFCLECLESWLAKSCGKLSCPKCSVECRVPKSGVTGFRTNTPLLGLLDYVKTLRSIGAGSERACDGCHTPGAIARCTECSQNLCRNCSIAHRNLKVTKGHQLIQLKRYALSTDFEIPQPSVFCATHPQNAVEVYCDTCKIPVCMKCTAVDHRVPEHEHKYLDEAADDERRRLQQLIEKIKPLKTNYNTGIKMVNKELENLRDAYNKVQTAVDEHTQEIIKHIQEKQEKVKVELRAVVKSKSQVLRIQLEELSMQKSVLESVDSFYEVITNYASSAQYLSSHAMVGRRINGLIENKIDTVPCENSYIKFRPDKVLKQGIGKIQTTSVVGGSSSVSGLKKIVKVDDKLTVKVTPKDRRGKEIRADDFVQIAMKDPRNEVEIIDISAKKDGTCSGNLHFEHDGEYEVSIRVCRQDLKGSPCTIIAAPPPGTVRKFGNEGSKAGEFSNPWKVNVDGGRLQVADHHNNRIQVLDWNGRCKNIIDCRGFEHPFKPVDVAVLPDGSYVMTNLKEVVVCNEDSHVVSSFGTKENVDPRGLAVTKDGKVLVTDWNAHCLHKYTYKGRHIAAYGSEGSSRGQFQRPVSPVVNSKNQIIVSDMGNRRVQVLSSVGEFLLIFATVCSGVGEVEVPRGIDVDVNDNVYVCDTNGRVVKFAKDGTFLMEIGLGLFNKPTYIAVSKDGSNRIAVTELGKHHVKVMYL from the coding sequence ATGGCTACCAATGTCGAGTATCTGAAAAGGCAGATGAGGGAAGGTTTACTGACATGTGGAATGTGTTCAGAATTGTACAAGTCACCGAAAATCCTGCCGTGTTTACACAGTTTCTGTCTAGAATGTTTGGAATCGTGGTTGGCGAAGAGTTGCGGTAAGCTTAGTTGTCCCAAATGTAGCGTCGAATGTCGTGTACCAAAGAGTGGGGTCACGGGATTTCGGACTAACACGCCACTCCTTGGTCTTTTAGATTACGTTAAAACTCTACGGAGTATTGGAGCGGGGTCTGAGAGGGCTTGTGACGGTTGTCATACACCTGGGGCTATAGCGAGGTGTACAGAATGTTCGCAAAATCTGTGTAGAAACTGTTCAATAGCGCATAGAAACCTGAAGGTCACTAAAGGTCACCAGCTGATCCAGCTAAAGCGATATGCTTTGTCAACTGATTTCGAAATACCACAACCTTCCGTTTTCTGCGCAACACATCCGCAAAATGCTGTAGAGGTGTACTGCgatacatgtaaaatacccGTATGTATGAAATGCACGGCCGTGGATCACCGTGTACCGGAACACGAACACAAATACCTCGATGAAGCTGCTGACGACGAGAGACGGCGTTTGCAACAACTGATTGAAAAGATAAAGCCactgaaaacaaattacaacaCCGGTATTAAAATGGTGAACAAGGAACTTGAAAATCTACGCGATGCCTACAATAAAGTGCAGACAGCTGTCGATGAACACACGCaagaaataatcaaacacatTCAGGAGAAACAGGAAAAAGTGAAAGTCGAACTACGAGCTGTAGTGAAAAGTAAAAGCCAGGTATTACGTATTCAGTTAGAGGAGCTAAGCATGCAAAAATCTGTCCTCGAAAGTGTCGACAGTTTCTACGAAGTGATCACAAATTATGCTAGCTCAGCTCAGTATCTGTCATCCCATGCAATGGTTGGACGAAGAATAAATGGtttgattgaaaacaaaattgacacCGTCCCCTGTGAAAATTCTTATATCAAGTTTCGCCCCGATAAAGTTCTAAAACAGGGTATCGGAAAAATCCAAACGACGTCCGTTGTCGGGGGAAGTTCTTCTGTTAGTGGGTTGAAGAAAATTGTTAAAGTCGACGACAAATTGACGGTGAAAGTGACCCCAAAAGATCGACGTGGGAAAGAAATACGGGCAGACGATTTTGTGCAAATCGCTATGAAGGATCCTCGAAATGAAGTCGAAATAATTGATATTTCTGCCAAGAAGGATGGGACTTGCAGTGGAAACCTTCATTTTGAACACGATGGAGAGTACGAAGTCAGCATTCGTGTATGCAGACAAGATTTGAAAGGCTCTCCCTGCACCATCATAGCAGCGCCACCACCGGGCACCGTAAGAAAATTCGGCAATGAAGGATCGAAAGCCGGTGAATTCAGCAACCCTTGGAAGGTAAACGTGGATGGTGGTAGGCTACAAGTCGCGGACCACCATAATAATCGGATACAAGTACTAGACTGGAACGGACGTTGCAAGAACATTATCGACTGTCGTGGGTTTGAACATCCATTCAAACCTGTCGATGTAGCTGTGTTACCTGACGGAAGTTACGTCATGACAAACCTGAAGGAAGTGGTCGTTTGTAATGAAGACAGCCACGTTGTTTCCTCCTTCGGAACAAAGGAGAATGTTGATCCACGTGGGCTTGCCGTCACAAAAGACGGTAAAGTATTAGTAACGGACTGGAATGCCCATTGCCTCCATAAGTATACATATAAAGGTAGACACATTGCTGCATATGGCTCTGAAGGGTCAAGTCGGGGTCAGTTTCAACGTCCAGTTTCCCCAGTCGTCAATAGCAAGAATCAAATTATAGTGTCTGATATGGGTAATCGACGTGTCCAAGTTTTGAGTTCAGTGGGCGAATTCCTACTCATCTTTGCCACGGTGTGTTCCGGAGTCGGCGAGGTCGAAGTCCCACGAGGCATCGACGTCGATGTTAATGACAATGTCTATGTTTGCGACACTAACGGACGAGTTGTTAAGTTTGCTAAAGATGGCACCTTCTTGATGGAAATCGGTCTCGGTCTATTCAACAAACCGACATACATCGCAGTTAGCAAAGATGGGTCTAACAGAATTGCTGTTACAGAGCTAGGGAAGCACCATGTCAAAGTCATGTACTTGTAA